The Shinella zoogloeoides genome includes a region encoding these proteins:
- a CDS encoding glycerate kinase codes for MNKISNSEALLAQGDVQSRRIVLEIADRTLERLDSYHRIRSIMRMDGDILTIGTRSWDLSKKRNVYLFGAGKACNHMAMAVDHVLGDRLTRGIAIVKIHEETDRFNKTEVHVGGHPLPNEEGFRASRKMIEIVDQAGPDDLFIAVISGGSSALMSCPIDGISLQDEIDTTDVLLKSGAGIVEINAVRRHISALNGGMLAKRIQDVGAELIGFGISDAVGSPATGDIAVPYAAYKSTPIGPDATTLDDARATIVNYDVADRLPKSVVDYLMNAGPDKETPKAFPDNTYFLLNTLPDSCVYAKEACAEMGIPAVILTSFLEGESRDAGTFLASMAREIQTYGNPVRAPCVLLSSGEVTTQILDNSTIKGHGGPGQEMTVSFAITAAKTKGACLLSIDSEGTDGTAKVAGGITDSTSLKAATGKGISLYQALREHSCFEALDAIGSAVFTGNTGTNLCDLNILYVPALEKDK; via the coding sequence ATGAACAAAATCAGTAACTCAGAAGCATTGCTCGCACAGGGTGACGTCCAGTCACGGCGGATCGTGCTCGAAATCGCGGATCGCACGCTGGAGCGGCTCGACAGCTACCACCGCATCCGCTCCATCATGCGGATGGACGGCGATATACTCACCATCGGCACGCGGTCCTGGGACCTGTCGAAGAAGCGGAACGTCTACCTGTTCGGCGCCGGCAAGGCCTGCAACCACATGGCGATGGCGGTGGATCACGTTCTCGGCGACCGCCTGACACGCGGCATCGCCATCGTGAAGATCCACGAGGAGACCGACCGCTTCAACAAGACGGAAGTCCATGTCGGCGGCCATCCGCTGCCGAACGAAGAGGGTTTCCGGGCTTCGAGGAAGATGATCGAGATCGTCGATCAGGCGGGGCCGGACGATCTTTTCATCGCCGTCATCAGCGGCGGCAGCTCGGCACTAATGTCCTGCCCCATCGATGGCATTTCCCTCCAGGACGAGATCGACACGACCGACGTGCTGCTGAAGTCCGGCGCCGGCATCGTCGAGATCAACGCCGTGCGCCGGCACATTTCGGCGCTGAACGGCGGCATGCTCGCCAAACGCATTCAGGATGTTGGCGCGGAGCTGATCGGCTTCGGCATTTCCGATGCGGTCGGCTCGCCGGCGACGGGCGATATCGCCGTCCCTTATGCCGCCTACAAGAGCACGCCCATCGGCCCCGACGCCACGACGCTGGACGACGCGCGGGCGACCATCGTCAATTACGACGTCGCCGATCGCCTGCCGAAAAGCGTGGTCGACTACCTGATGAATGCGGGGCCGGACAAGGAAACGCCGAAGGCCTTTCCGGACAACACCTATTTCCTGCTCAACACGCTGCCGGATTCCTGCGTCTACGCCAAGGAAGCCTGCGCGGAGATGGGCATTCCCGCCGTCATCCTCACCTCCTTTCTCGAAGGTGAAAGCCGCGATGCGGGCACCTTCCTCGCCTCGATGGCGCGCGAGATCCAGACCTACGGCAATCCGGTCAGGGCGCCCTGCGTGCTGCTCAGCTCCGGCGAGGTCACGACGCAGATTCTCGACAATTCCACCATCAAGGGCCATGGCGGCCCCGGCCAAGAGATGACGGTGAGCTTCGCCATCACAGCCGCCAAGACGAAAGGTGCGTGCCTGCTCTCCATCGACAGCGAAGGCACCGACGGCACGGCGAAGGTCGCCGGCGGCATCACCGATTCCACCAGCCTCAAGGCGGCGACCGGCAAGGGCATCAGCCTCTACCAGGCGCTGCGCGAGCACAGCTGCTTCGAGGCGCTCGACGCCATCGGCTCCGCGGTCTTCACCGGCAATACCGGCACCAACCTCTGCGACCTCAACATCCTCTACGTCCCGGCGCTCGAGAAGGACAAATGA
- the eno gene encoding phosphopyruvate hydratase, whose protein sequence is MEDKITSVRAQQIIDCKCRPAVEVEIRTESGAAGRGAAPTGTSVGMHEAFILRDGDRSSYNGLSVHKAVEYAIDIIGPALVGMNVFDQRAIDMRMITLDGTPDKHNLGGNTIYSASIAAFRAAADSRRMPLYRHIAGRDIRTVPVPCFNIVNGGRYETLTQAFNEFLIVPYGTDSIDFAVEMAVTVFQKLAEVLTKHLGHKPQVASSYGYAAPSDDPEVILALMQEAIDACGYTGRIAFALDCASSEMYDKEARTYLLKGKQVTSDELIAYAKSLTEKFNMVFIEDLLDENDWDGYSKAVRELTRTIVLGDDLTVTSPALLKRAHETRAVDGFILKPNQVGTITEAMDAHRFASENGMFSVPSGRSGGMVDDVVMDFSVGLEVPFQKNGAPRSGERIEKLNFLMRANAASPGCRLYDIKPLLRF, encoded by the coding sequence ATGGAAGACAAGATCACATCCGTCCGTGCCCAGCAGATCATCGACTGCAAGTGCCGCCCGGCCGTCGAGGTCGAGATCCGTACAGAGAGCGGCGCCGCCGGGCGCGGGGCTGCCCCCACCGGCACCTCGGTCGGCATGCACGAGGCCTTCATCCTGCGCGACGGCGACCGGTCCAGCTACAACGGCCTCAGCGTCCACAAGGCGGTCGAATATGCCATCGATATCATCGGCCCGGCCCTCGTCGGCATGAATGTCTTCGACCAGCGCGCCATCGATATGAGGATGATCACGCTCGACGGCACGCCGGACAAGCACAATCTCGGCGGCAATACCATCTATTCCGCCTCCATCGCCGCCTTCCGCGCAGCGGCCGACTCGCGCCGCATGCCGCTCTACAGGCACATTGCCGGCCGGGACATCCGCACCGTTCCGGTGCCCTGCTTCAACATCGTCAACGGCGGGCGCTACGAGACGCTGACGCAGGCCTTCAACGAATTCCTGATCGTCCCCTACGGCACCGACAGCATCGACTTCGCCGTCGAGATGGCCGTGACGGTGTTCCAGAAACTCGCCGAAGTCCTGACGAAACATCTCGGCCACAAGCCGCAGGTCGCGAGCTCCTACGGCTATGCCGCGCCCTCAGACGACCCGGAGGTCATTCTTGCCCTGATGCAGGAGGCCATCGACGCCTGCGGCTATACCGGCCGCATCGCCTTCGCGCTCGATTGCGCCTCGAGCGAGATGTACGACAAGGAGGCCCGCACCTATCTGCTGAAGGGCAAGCAGGTCACCAGCGACGAGCTGATCGCCTATGCCAAGAGCCTGACGGAAAAGTTCAATATGGTCTTCATCGAGGATCTCCTCGATGAGAACGACTGGGACGGCTATAGCAAGGCGGTTCGGGAGCTGACCCGCACCATCGTTCTCGGCGACGACCTCACCGTCACCAGCCCTGCTCTCCTGAAACGCGCCCATGAGACGCGGGCCGTCGATGGCTTCATCCTCAAGCCCAACCAGGTCGGCACGATCACCGAGGCGATGGACGCCCATCGTTTCGCCAGCGAGAACGGCATGTTCTCCGTCCCCTCCGGCCGCTCCGGCGGCATGGTCGACGATGTGGTGATGGATTTTTCCGTCGGCCTCGAAGTGCCCTTCCAAAAGAACGGCGCACCACGCTCGGGCGAGCGCATAGAGAAGCTGAACTTCCTGATGCGCGCCAATGCCGCAAGCCCCGGCTGCCGCCTCTACGACATCAAGCCCCTCCTCCGGTTCTAA
- a CDS encoding tyramine oxidase subunit B, whose translation MYPRIDFTYLSEPDMIAAGVLDAGRCVEVCEETFSLLGKGDYLMGGANHNSHGLNIVFPKETTFPNMPVAGPDRRFAAMPGYLGGRFDVCGNKWYGSNHANMEKGLPRSILTMMLNDKDTGAPLALMSANLLSAARTGGVPGVAAKHLANKDAEVVSVVGCGPINKACFTAIMTQLGAVRKVVCFDLFLDKAKEFANWAAAEYGVEAVGVDDTEAGFRGADVITVAASRLKPLFFKDEWIKEGATILVSGPFNTDESFLTSARIVYDHTSLQEAYVEDAIASGNKDAYYGSVIGGPFFRLIDAGKLPALKDSTGLGDVVNGEKPGRENSRERVIFIACGMAVFDISWGFDLLQNAKAKGIGQSLNLWERPSQG comes from the coding sequence ATGTATCCCAGGATCGATTTCACCTATCTCTCGGAACCCGACATGATCGCCGCCGGCGTGCTGGACGCCGGGCGTTGCGTCGAGGTGTGCGAGGAGACCTTCAGCCTGCTCGGCAAGGGCGACTACCTGATGGGCGGCGCCAACCACAACAGCCACGGCCTCAACATCGTCTTTCCGAAGGAGACGACGTTCCCGAACATGCCGGTCGCCGGTCCCGACCGGCGCTTTGCCGCCATGCCCGGCTATCTCGGCGGTCGCTTCGACGTCTGCGGCAACAAGTGGTACGGCTCGAACCACGCCAACATGGAAAAGGGCCTGCCGCGCTCGATCCTGACCATGATGCTCAACGACAAGGACACCGGCGCGCCGCTGGCCCTGATGTCGGCCAACCTCTTGAGCGCAGCGCGCACCGGCGGCGTGCCGGGCGTCGCCGCAAAGCATCTCGCCAACAAGGACGCCGAGGTCGTCTCGGTCGTCGGCTGCGGCCCCATCAACAAGGCCTGCTTCACCGCGATCATGACCCAGCTCGGCGCGGTCAGGAAGGTCGTCTGTTTCGACCTCTTCCTCGACAAGGCAAAGGAGTTCGCGAACTGGGCGGCGGCGGAATACGGCGTCGAAGCCGTCGGCGTCGACGATACCGAGGCCGGCTTCCGCGGCGCGGACGTGATCACCGTCGCAGCCTCCCGCCTGAAACCCCTGTTCTTCAAGGACGAGTGGATCAAGGAAGGCGCGACGATCCTCGTCTCCGGCCCGTTCAACACGGACGAATCCTTCCTGACCAGCGCCAGGATCGTCTACGACCATACATCCCTGCAGGAAGCCTATGTCGAGGACGCCATCGCCTCCGGCAACAAGGATGCCTATTACGGTAGCGTCATCGGCGGCCCGTTCTTCCGCCTCATCGATGCCGGCAAGCTGCCGGCGCTGAAGGATTCGACGGGCCTCGGCGATGTCGTCAACGGCGAGAAGCCCGGCCGGGAGAACAGCAGGGAACGCGTGATCTTCATCGCCTGCGGCATGGCCGTCTTCGATATCAGCTGGGGCTTCGATCTGCTCCAGAACGCCAAGGCCAAGGGAATCGGCCAGAGCCTCAACCTCTGGGAAAGACCCAGTCAGGGATGA